The segment TCTTTGTTCTAGTCGTCTTCAAGAATGGTCGCCCAAGTAAGATTATACCCAATTTTGAGGATACTTGTTCATCTAggtcaatcacatagaaatctgtCGGGAAGACCAATTAGTTTACTTGTACTAGGACATCTTCCAAAACACCTCTAGGAAAGACACTTGATTTATCCGCAAGAGATATTATGACACCAGTTTCACTTAAGGGTCCGACATTTAATGATTCATACACCGAATAGGGCATGACATTGATAGAGGCACCAAGATCAAGCATAGCACTACTAAAAGTGACATCTCCAATCTTGCAAGGAACCATGAACATTCCGGGATCTTTGCATTTGGGTGGaagtttcctttgtaaaaccgcgGATGCATTTTCGTTCatcgagattttctcattcccTTTCAACTTTCTCTTGTTGGTGCAAAGCTCCTTCAGGAACTTTGCATATCTTGGAGTTTGTTTGATTGCATCAAGTAAAGGGATGTTTACTTCCACCTTTCGGAAGGTGTCCAAGatctctttctcctccatattCTTCTTTGAAGTTGCAAGTCCGAGGGGAACGGTGGGTGAATGGCTATTGGTGTCACTAGAGGAGTAGTCTTCTTTGGGGCTCCGGCTTGTATGTCATTCTTGGTTATGGGATCCTCAATGGGGATAATCTCcattcctcttcttccctcggcTTCTTCTTTGAACTATTTTCTTCGGCTTGTTTGCCACTTCTCAAGGTCACCACattcttttcggtttgagaagggagtttaccacaggattccaacttgcttatagatgtaactatatctcccattTATGCTTCAAGGTTGAGATACTAGTCCTTTtctctttttggaattgttgggtactagtggctaaagatttgacaatgtcttcaagagacattgtgacaacccgaaatttccattctgaacaaaccatatcaagccaatagaagttagaacaattATAGTGAAATTCCCGACTTTGAGTATAAGTTTGAGCATTTCAGGTTTAGCAcataaggagatatcaggagagtggatgcactagggttttgtgcaacattgttattccaatactctatgctattagagttcattccgggaataaaatattttctgccaaaaatatcaggactatatatagaaatctgaaccatattcattcattagttgcatttccaactagagaaaagccgaattctctctcacggatcttcgggtttttatcccaaaccgtgagtacttctatctagttatattatataacttagattgtattttataacatcaaaatcggatcaaaaccccaagatttgggagtttaccgcccaagaacacttggggagtaaactccattttaagggccaaaagtgtcccaatgtccctcaaagccttggaactcaaactagaagccaccattgcatgtttaggacaccaaaatcatttagaaacaaggatgaaagtgagttcatggccaaggaagttcttgggccgtgaactccatttttaggtgccaaaacaccctaaaaaccttccttaagccaagagactaatttagacatgtacctaaatgagtttaggactagcaaacacccttagaacaccaagagtaaggtgttcatgacccaaaaagttctagggtcgtgaactccataaaatggcgCCAAATAGTGCCATAAACTCTTGTAAAGCCTAGTaccaaagcctagtttagttcctagttaatttagggacttgaaaacacaataaacatcctcccaagggagattacggccgtaatctccaagggatatggtcccagggccgtaaactcctaaaaggagttatattatgccttaaactcttccaaggaccaagccattaagtagaaatgcttcttaggaccttatagagcatcaaacatcaaatggacacataagtatgagctcacagccgtaaactcatgagtttacgaccataaactcacttAGTAGggttattagggccgtgaacctcatggtggagtattccttgagccctacacacaatagcttcccctacaaatacttagatgcaatcctagaggctaataacacttgataaaggtgtttagcatgtcctagggtatcttgacttgtttattagttgtatatagactaatttgttacatatatgtgaatttatatgttaactaggaccatagagtgtgttcaagacttcacttgacacctagcagtcctacctcttcagttcattccaatcacttacaacaggtgagatCATACcctcttaatcaatgttttaactgtttttaaatgttttataggggggatacaagtagaatcatgctagttactatatcaatcacatgtgattagtaagcagcattcaaatgattggctactcattagccgttttactaaacagtttccttcaattGATTTTCATAGACATTTTATATgattaaaactccttattaagttGTGCATTTTACTCTGTAcgcttcatttcaaactcatttacaattgtgtttcaaacaaatgttcctttatgcttaaactgttttatcaaacccatgctttcaaaccattttatagattgacatcaagtcgatcttttcttagataataattatgttcaaaggttttacaaacttactttatgcttttatattataaattgcatgcctatatatgtatacttatgtaagtaatgtttaaaggacttaggaaggctatccaccctatttccttttcacgcttgagatgtggtttggtgggatatcgggtaccgtccgaaggtcgtttaaatattagttatatatcatgtgtacatatatagtcataaaggttcttccagttcattcaatacccttgggtagcaagggtatacatccatgttcatacataccagttacattactagtaagctaccataggggtagtttggGAAGAtattagaaccattactagaacgcaatatcatacaatgagtcagttcattcatgagtcaatacttgctagatagagagagaacacacattacagctagcacacgcagaacattacagtgcATTACTTTACAactacatgagtacgtttacatgattacatttacacgAGTAGATTTACAttgatacgtttacatagagatcttgttataagcatgcctatatatgtatagttatataagtaatgtttaaaggacttaggaaggctatccaccctatttccttctcgcgcttgagatgtggtctggtgggatatcgggtaccatccgaaggtcgtttaaacattagttatatatcatgtgtacatatatggacataatagttcctctcagtcagttcagtacctttgggtagcaaaggcatatgttcatatacttttacatgattacgcttacatgagtacgtataCATAGATAcgttacatgattacgcttacatataTGTTagtaggacagacatcactaggtgctatagcatggaacgagttcaggatctaactataccgatgaatcgcaacacattgtgatagttatatcgggtatacatgatcatagtaatgtggatgttcacggcttgcatatACGCAGGGGTGgtgtaaaggtcccaaaatccctttgaca is part of the Lactuca sativa cultivar Salinas chromosome 7, Lsat_Salinas_v11, whole genome shotgun sequence genome and harbors:
- the LOC111912344 gene encoding uncharacterized protein LOC111912344, which translates into the protein MEEKEILDTFRKVEVNIPLLDAIKQTPRYAKFLKELCTNKRKLKGNEKISMNENASAVLQRKLPPKCKDPGMFMVPCKIGDVTFSSAMLDLGASINVMPYSVYESLNVGPLSETGVIISLADKSSVFPRGVLEDVLVQTTRTKIDVYAASLTMEFDGETELFELCDDDMLEMVLIKGFDCAKLAKKLKFYSLDPEIERLVNILEIKKTTQFSVK